The genomic segment GGGTCGGTGCTGATCGTCGCCCCACTGCCGATCGTCAACGGCTCCGGCAGTCCCTGCCGGGTGTTGGCCCTGGTGCCGCGCTGACCTCGGCCAGCGCCAGCAGGTCGGCCCGCCGCCACCGGCCGGCGATTCCCGGGCGGCCGGCGAGGTAGTCGGCGATCCGTCCCGCGTCCCATCCGTGCCCCAGGCGTAGTCCACTGGCGATCGTCGCCAGGTAGGCCGGCGCTGGCGGGGCCGGGTCCACCTCACCGGCCCGCCAGGGCGCGGTGAAGGTCAGCACCGGATGCCCGTCGGACCATCCCCCGCAGACGATGGTCTCGTAGCGGCCGGGGCCGGTGCTGGCCCTTCCCACGGCGACGGCCGTCGCGACCAGGTCCAGTGGGGCGCCCGGCTGCCGATACATCTCCTGGGCCGCGATGTCGGCGAACTGCGCCGCCGTCACCAGATAGCCCCGGGCCGCCGCCTCCCCGGGTAGCAGCGGGTCGTAGAAGGCCATCCCGCCGGTCCAGGTGCGGGACTCCAACGCGAAGTAGATCCCGCCCGGCAGGGTCAGCGGCCGGCTGCGGCGGGGCGGGCTGACGTCGCGGCAGCCGGGGTAGTGGCGGCTCGCTCCCGACGGCCGGCCGCCGGACAGGTAGCAGGCGAACCGGGCGTCGTCCATGTTCGACCCGTAGGCGGCGTACCAGACCGGGTCGAGTCCGGCCGCGCCCTGGCCGGCCGGACTCGCCACCGGCCGGCCGGTCGGGTCACTCGTCGCCGCCGGGCCGCCGCTGGTCATGAGCCATCATGACCAGCCCAGCGGGGATCTGCCACCGAGCCGGGCAACGCCGGCGGGATCAGCACCTCGGCCAGCGGCCGGCGGGGCGCCGCCGCGCTGGGCGGCCCGTACCCGAGACGGATGATCGCCTGGGCCGCCTGGCCGGCCGGGCCGTCGAGTTGGGTGCGCAGCGTCGGCGTCTCCAGCGGTTGGGTGAGCAGGGTGCTGGCCAACCCGCGTACGGTCGCGGTGAGCAGCACCCGCTGCAGCGCCTGACCGGCCCGCAGCCAGTCCCTCGGCCGATCGCCGCAGGTGCGCAGGACCGCCACCGTCGGCTCCGGCTCGAACTGCCGGACTCCCCGACGAGGGGTCGGCTGCAGCAGGCCGAAGTCGCGTACCGGCACCGACCGCACGGCGGGCCAGGGCCCGAACGCGGCCACCGGCACCCCGTCGCGCCGGCCCGGCCAGGCCCGGGTCCAGCGGTCCAGCTCGAGCCAGTAGTCCGGTTCGGCGCGGCAGCGCCGGTCGCCCCGCT from the Solwaraspora sp. WMMD1047 genome contains:
- a CDS encoding histone deacetylase, encoding MTSGGPAATSDPTGRPVASPAGQGAAGLDPVWYAAYGSNMDDARFACYLSGGRPSGASRHYPGCRDVSPPRRSRPLTLPGGIYFALESRTWTGGMAFYDPLLPGEAAARGYLVTAAQFADIAAQEMYRQPGAPLDLVATAVAVGRASTGPGRYETIVCGGWSDGHPVLTFTAPWRAGEVDPAPPAPAYLATIASGLRLGHGWDAGRIADYLAGRPGIAGRWRRADLLALAEVSAAPGPTPGRDCRSR